A stretch of Oncorhynchus mykiss isolate Arlee chromosome 12, USDA_OmykA_1.1, whole genome shotgun sequence DNA encodes these proteins:
- the LOC110487073 gene encoding metalloproteinase inhibitor 2, translating to MTWSVSSCFITLVVLFLWRVDDITEACTCMSVHPQRAFCNADVVIRAKVVGVKAVSGNTNYDVKQIEMFKGPNQDIHVISTGGPCRAFLEINKEYLFTGRLNTDGTVHVIMCDFIQSWGALSDTQMRSLTLRYRSGCDCTIIRCTSLPCPISTADECLWMDIGQSRPWDNNIACIKGGDGSCAWYKGMALPK from the exons ATGACTTGGTCCGTAAGTAGTTGTTTCATTACTCTGGTCGTTTTGTTCCTCTGGCGGGTCGATGACATCACAGAAGCTTGCACTTGCATGAGTGTACATCCTCAACGGGCTTTTTGCAATGCAGATGTCG TGATCAGGGCAAAGGTGGTTGGCGTGAAAGCTGTGTCTGGTAACACCAACTATGACGTCAAACAGATCGAG ATGTTCAAAGGTCCTAACCAGGATATCCACGTCATCTCCACTGGCGGCCCGTGTCGCGCGTTTCTGGAAATCAACAAGGAGTATCTCTTCACAG GCAGGCTGAATACTGATGGAACAGTGCATGTAATAATGTGTGACTTCATTCAGTCCTGGGGGGCTTTGAGTGACACACAAATGAGGAGCTTGACTCTGCGCTACCGAAGCGGCTGTGATTGCACG ATCATCCGCTGCACTTCCCTTCCCTGTCCGATCAGCACGGCGGATGAGTGCCTGTGGATGGACATTGGCCAAAGCAGACCCTGGGACAATAACATTGCCTGTATCAAGGGGGGTGATGGATCCTGTGCCTGGTACAAGGGGATGGCACTGCCCAAGTAG